One segment of Setaria viridis chromosome 4, Setaria_viridis_v4.0, whole genome shotgun sequence DNA contains the following:
- the LOC117853476 gene encoding aspartyl protease family protein At5g10770-like: LSANLELGRASVPVVHRHGPCAPSQSSHKLSFAERLRLSRARANFIMSRASNGMVSTRDDDANVSIPTHLGGSVDSLEYVVTVGLGTPAVSQVLLMDTGSDLSWVQCAPCNSAACYPQKDPLFDPTKSSTYASIPCDTAACQNLTADRYQNGCTDGGAHCGYRVEYGDGSKTRGVYSTETLTLAPGVTVEDFRFGCGRDQRGDNDKYDGLVGLGGAPESLVVQTSPVYGRAFSYCLPALNSDAGFLALGAPRAADTSGFVFTPMSHLSDTATFYMVTLTGISVAGKQLDIPPSAFRGGMIIDSGTVITGLPQTAYNALQAAFRKAMEAYPLLPNGDLDTCYNFTGYSNVTVPKVAFTFSGGGTVDLDVHNGILLKDCLAFTESGPDVGLGIIGNVNQRTLEVLYDAGQGKVGFRAGAC; encoded by the coding sequence CTTTCAGCGAACCTGGAACTGGGCCGCGCCTCCGTGCCAGTAGTGCACCGGCATGGACCATGCGCGCCGTCACAGTCCTCTCACAAGCTGTCCTTTGCCGAGAGACTCCGCCTAAGCCGCGCTCGTGCTAACTTCATCATGAGCAGAGCATCCAACGGCATGGTGAGTACGCGAGACGACGATGCCAACGTGAGCATCCCAACCCACCTGGGCGGATCCGTGGACTCTCTCGAGTACGTGGTCACGGTGGGCCTAGGCACGCCAGCCGTGTCGCAGGTCCTCCTCATggacaccggcagcgacctGTCGTGGGTGCAGTGCGCGCCGTGCAACTCCGCGGCGTGCTACCCGCAGAAGGACCCGCTGTTCGACCCGACCAAGTCTTCCACCTACGCTTCCATCCCCTGCGACACCGCCGCGTGCCAGAACCTCACCGCCGACCGCTACCAGAACGGCTGCACGGACGGCGGCGCCCATTGCGGATACCGCGTAGAGTACGGGGACGGATCCAAGACGAGGGGCGTGTACAGCACCGAGACGCTAACCCTCGCGCCCGGGGTCACCGTCGAGGATTTCCGTTTCGGCTGCGGCCGCGACCAGCGAGGCGACAACGACAAGTACGACGGTCTCGTCGGGCTCGGAGGCGCGCCGGAGTCGCTCGTCGTGCAGACGTCCCCGGTTTACGGCCGCGCCTTCTCGTACTGCCTCCCGGCGCTAAACAGCGACGCCGGGTTTCTTGCCCTCGGCGCGCCGAGAGCCGCCGACACGTCGGGCTTCGTGTTCACGCCGATGAGCCACCTCTCTGATACGGCAACGTTTTACATGGTGACGCTGACCGGCATCAGCGTGGCTGGGAAGCAGCTCGACATCCCGCCGTCGGCGTTCCGGGGAGGCATGATCATCGACTCCGGCACCGTCATCACGGGGCTCCCGCAAACCGCGTACAACGCGCtgcaggcggcgttccggaAGGCCATGGAGGCGTACCCGCTGTTGCCAAATGGTGACCTTGACACCTGCTACAACTTCACCGGCTACAGCAACGTCACCGTGCCCAAGGTTGCCTTCACTTTCAGTGGCGGCGGCACCGTCGACCTCGACGTCCACAACGGGATTCTACTGAAGGACTGCCTCGCTTTCACCGAGTCTGGGCCAGACGTCGGCCTCGGCATAATCGGCAACGTGAATCAGCGCACGCTCGAGGTGCTCTACGACGCCGGCCAGGGTAAAGTCGGATTCCGGGCTGGTGCCTGCTGA